The Pirellulales bacterium genome segment CGCGTTGGCCACCTACCTGAGCAACCGCCTAGGAATGCACCATCATAATTAGTGGATAGTGAAGAGTGGATAGTGATGTGTTAAGAGTGTGTATGAACTTTTATAACTAACTACCCACCGTCCACCACCCACTATTCACCAACCACCACCCACCAACCACCACCCTATGGATTTCCTCTTTTCCAATCTGCTGTACATCGGATTGCCCCTGATGTCGCTCCCCATCTTGATCCATTTGATCAATATGATGCGGCACCAGCGCATTGAATGGGCGGCGATGGAATTTCTCTTGGCCAGCCAAAAGAAAAATCGGACCTGGGTGTTGATCAAACAGTTATTACTGTTGCTCATGCGGATGGCGG includes the following:
- a CDS encoding BatA domain-containing protein, whose protein sequence is MDFLFSNLLYIGLPLMSLPILIHLINMMRHQRIEWAAMEFLLASQKKNRTWVLIKQLLLLLMRMAAVAGIAFMVAQPLLKDRLGRYFGGGRVHHIVLLDDSFSMADAWGNTTAFEEAKKTVK